The genomic DNA GCCATCACCTTCGACCAGGCTCAGAAGGTGATGGCGGGGGCTCAAGCGGAGGCCAAGAAGAACAACTGGAACGTCGTCATCGCCATCGTCGACAGCGGCGGGCATCTGGTCTCGCTCCAGCGGCTCGACAACACGCAGTACGGCAGCATCGACGTCGCCAAGGGCAAGGCCACGACCGCGGTGAGTTTCCGTCGGCCCACCAAGGCCCTCGAGGACGTCATCGCCGGTGGCGGCGTGGGGCTGCGCATCTTGAAGCTGGAGGGCGCCACGCCGCTCGAGGGCGGCATTCCCATCGTGGTGGACGGCAAGATCATCGGCGGGATCGGCGTGTCGGGCGTGACCTCCGCCCAGGACGCGCAGATCGCCAGGGCGGGAGCGGACACCCTCAAGTAGGCGCTCGTCGTCGTTCCGTCGCGGACTCGAGGCCGGGGAGGCCCTCATACAACGCATCAGGCGCTGGCGCGGTCAGGCCCAGGGGCGCAACCGCATGGCGGCCTACCAGGACCTCGTGTGGACCGTGGCGACGTACGACGACCGCTCCGCCGACATCCAGGAGCAGACGCGCCGCGTCCTCGCGGTGCTGGACAAGAACCTCGCCGAGGCCGGGAGCGACAAGACGCGCCTGGTCTCGGCGCAGGTTTTTCTGGCCGACATGACGACCAAGCCGCAGTTCGATGCCGTGTGGAACGAATGGATGGGTCCCGATCCCGACCACTGGCCGCAGCGAGCGTGCGTGGGCGCCACGCTGGCCGGCCACTGTCTGGTCGAGATCATCGTAGTGGCCGCGGCAAGATAGCCGCCGGCATTCAGGATCAAGTCAGGAGGATCAGCCCATGGACGCTTCCGCGGCCGTTCTGTACGAAGTGAACAAGCCTCTCGTCATCGAGGACGTGGAGGTGCTCGAGCCCGGTCCCCACGAGGTGCGCGTGCGCTGGGCGGCCAACGGCGTCTGCCACAGCGACCTGCACGTCATGACGGGCGACTACCCTCACCCGCTTCCTGTCGTCCTCGGTCACGAGGCGGCCGGCGTGGTCGAGAAGATCGGGCCGGGGGTGGAGAGTGTGAAGCC from Candidatus Methylomirabilota bacterium includes the following:
- a CDS encoding RidA family protein, giving the protein MAAYQDLVWTVATYDDRSADIQEQTRRVLAVLDKNLAEAGSDKTRLVSAQVFLADMTTKPQFDAVWNEWMGPDPDHWPQRACVGATLAGHCLVEIIVVAAAR
- a CDS encoding heme-binding protein; protein product: MTFDQAQKVMAGAQAEAKKNNWNVVIAIVDSGGHLVSLQRLDNTQYGSIDVAKGKATTAVSFRRPTKALEDVIAGGGVGLRILKLEGATPLEGGIPIVVDGKIIGGIGVSGVTSAQDAQIARAGADTLK